One window of the Mycobacterium xenopi genome contains the following:
- a CDS encoding oxygenase MpaB family protein yields the protein MTEVFRLGDDLDALPLGPQSLVWRYFGDNRMFLIGPRPAVLQNMLAELGQGVLDHSVFFTDTAARVKRSLPPIFMTVYGSDDDHPGRQVRDFHHEIKGQMPDGKRYHALDPETYYWAHATFVEQVIYFADTFVKRLTRAEKEQIYLESKTWYRRYGVSERPMPVDYAEFERYWNGMLDRVVVAHPTAKYGVGYVTKGFPCPKAVPPWLWRIVAIVFNPVAAFLTTGGLPPQARELLGLPWSERQERRYQRFAAVCRSRPVNWLWDHLPMRLRYNRFARAGYSRG from the coding sequence ATGACCGAGGTTTTCCGGCTAGGCGACGACCTGGACGCTTTGCCATTGGGGCCGCAGTCGCTGGTGTGGCGGTACTTCGGTGACAACCGCATGTTCCTGATCGGGCCGCGACCGGCGGTGTTGCAGAACATGCTCGCCGAACTCGGGCAAGGCGTGCTGGATCACTCGGTGTTCTTCACCGACACCGCCGCCCGCGTCAAACGCTCGCTGCCGCCGATCTTTATGACCGTATACGGCTCCGACGACGACCACCCAGGCCGGCAGGTGCGGGACTTTCACCACGAGATCAAGGGCCAGATGCCTGACGGGAAGCGCTACCACGCGCTGGATCCCGAGACCTATTACTGGGCGCATGCCACCTTCGTCGAGCAGGTGATCTACTTCGCCGATACCTTCGTCAAGCGGCTCACCCGGGCCGAAAAAGAGCAGATCTACCTCGAGTCCAAGACGTGGTATCGCCGCTATGGTGTCAGCGAGCGGCCCATGCCGGTCGACTACGCCGAGTTCGAACGGTATTGGAACGGCATGCTCGACCGAGTGGTGGTCGCGCACCCGACCGCGAAATACGGTGTCGGGTATGTGACCAAAGGCTTTCCGTGCCCCAAGGCGGTGCCGCCGTGGCTATGGCGGATCGTGGCCATCGTGTTCAATCCGGTCGCGGCCTTCCTGACCACCGGCGGGCTGCCGCCCCAGGCCCGAGAGTTGCTGGGCCTGCCGTGGAGCGAACGGCAGGAACGCCGCTATCAGCGCTTCGCCGCGGTGTGCCGGTCGCGTCCGGTCAACTGGCTGTGGGACCATCTTCCGATGCGGTTGCGCTACAACAGGTTTGCCCGTGCCGGCTACAGCCGCGGCTGA
- a CDS encoding alpha/beta hydrolase produces MPQLTRRAALRLGAGTVAGVAGAWALSALLDPGEGRTAPSPFEPVAGTASPTRLSGSFVSAARGGMTTNWVIALPPGHTGPLRPVIALHGKDGNANTVIDLGIEDALAQLVKSGRPGFAVVGVDGGNTYWHRRASGEDSGAMVLGELLPMLASKGLDTSRVAFLGWSMGGYGALLLGARLGPARTAGICAVSPALWTSYTASTPGAFDSYEDWARNSVWGLPALASIPIRVDCGTSDRFCPATRQFVAQLRTPPSGGFSPGGHDVSFWRQQLPNELTWLAS; encoded by the coding sequence ATGCCTCAGCTGACCCGCCGCGCCGCGCTGCGTTTGGGTGCTGGAACCGTGGCAGGGGTGGCGGGTGCGTGGGCGCTCAGCGCCTTGCTCGATCCAGGCGAAGGCCGCACTGCGCCCTCACCTTTCGAGCCGGTGGCGGGCACCGCGTCACCGACGCGGCTGTCGGGCTCGTTTGTGTCGGCGGCACGCGGCGGCATGACGACCAACTGGGTGATCGCGCTTCCACCCGGTCACACCGGACCGCTGCGGCCGGTGATCGCCCTGCACGGCAAGGACGGCAATGCCAACACCGTAATTGACCTCGGCATCGAAGACGCGCTGGCCCAGCTGGTCAAATCGGGGCGGCCCGGCTTCGCCGTCGTCGGGGTCGACGGGGGCAACACCTACTGGCACCGACGTGCCTCGGGTGAGGACTCCGGAGCGATGGTGCTGGGCGAGCTGCTGCCGATGCTGGCGAGCAAAGGGTTGGACACGTCCCGGGTAGCGTTCCTCGGCTGGTCGATGGGCGGCTACGGTGCGCTGCTGCTGGGAGCACGGCTTGGCCCGGCACGCACAGCCGGGATATGCGCGGTCAGCCCGGCGTTGTGGACGTCCTACACCGCCAGCACCCCCGGGGCATTCGACAGCTACGAGGACTGGGCTCGAAACTCGGTGTGGGGCCTGCCCGCATTGGCATCGATCCCGATCCGCGTCGACTGCGGCACCAGCGACCGATTCTGCCCGGCCACTCGGCAATTCGTCGCACAGCTGCGGACACCACCATCCGGTGGCTTCTCACCGGGCGGGCATGACGTATCGTTTTGGCGCCAGCAGCTGCCTAACGAGCTGACCTGGCTTGCGTCATAG
- a CDS encoding acyltransferase family protein, producing the protein MPQSNTVSPRHRLEPARRAPKPGFRLDIEGLRAVAVLAVVAFHADLPGVGGGYVGVDVFFVISGFLITGILSREVIATGTIRLGHFYGARARRLLPAAATVGVATAVGSAVLLPPLQARSVIGDGIASALYVGNYRFALHGTDYLASDTPPSPFQHYWSLGVEEQFYLLWPALIIGATWLVRRAGGRVPWWVNPYLVVLGVVAATSFALAVAWTHLSPPWAFFSLPTRAWELAVGGLVALSAAQWRRLPTLPAVVAGWGGLGLIVLSCHQLGATTPYPGTAALLPVLGTALVIGAGCASSGMGVGRVLSLPGLRAIGRVSYSWYLWHWPVLLLMPPLLGPSAGLAGRLAAVVVSAGLAVLTLHLVENPGRFAAPVRRSAGRSLALGGAATAVAVCAGVLLLIVVPVPVGRGVAAAAPKISVTPPPSASPVDPRDAAVQQGFAQAQAAVAASADLKAVPSNLTPPLAEAPADKPVVFVNGCVRSWREVGQSECATGDLASPTTVALIGDSHAAMWSPALQQLAEQRHWRLETLGKVTCPLMDLPITSPYLGREYTECQQWRADIMARMRAEHPRLIVLSMSRRYGADFGFTSYDPAWLDGLGRTVAQLRGTGANVLVLGPIPDPRSTVPTCLSAHLDDASACSPPRSTAVNDAGIAAERAATAAGGGRYADLTELFCTRDRCPVIVGNDLVYRDDNHVTIEYARTLVPVIGALADRALAGR; encoded by the coding sequence TTGCCGCAGTCCAACACCGTCAGCCCGCGCCACCGGCTCGAGCCGGCGCGGCGGGCGCCCAAGCCGGGATTTCGGCTCGACATCGAGGGTCTGCGCGCGGTGGCGGTGCTTGCGGTGGTGGCCTTTCATGCCGACCTGCCCGGTGTCGGCGGCGGCTACGTCGGCGTCGACGTCTTCTTCGTGATCTCCGGCTTCCTGATCACCGGCATTCTGTCGCGCGAGGTGATCGCGACGGGCACGATCCGGCTGGGCCACTTCTACGGGGCGAGGGCTCGCCGGCTGCTGCCGGCCGCGGCCACGGTCGGGGTGGCCACCGCGGTCGGTTCGGCGGTGCTGCTGCCGCCGCTGCAGGCCCGCAGCGTCATCGGCGACGGCATCGCCAGCGCGCTGTATGTCGGCAACTACCGCTTCGCCCTGCACGGCACCGACTACCTGGCCAGCGACACCCCGCCGTCACCGTTTCAGCACTACTGGTCGCTCGGGGTGGAAGAGCAATTCTATCTGCTGTGGCCGGCGCTGATCATCGGCGCGACGTGGCTGGTCCGGCGGGCCGGCGGCCGGGTGCCGTGGTGGGTGAACCCGTATCTGGTGGTCCTGGGGGTGGTGGCGGCGACGTCGTTCGCGCTGGCGGTGGCGTGGACTCACCTGTCGCCGCCGTGGGCGTTCTTCTCGCTGCCGACCCGGGCGTGGGAGCTGGCTGTCGGGGGGCTGGTGGCGCTTTCGGCTGCGCAGTGGCGGCGCCTGCCGACGCTGCCGGCGGTCGTCGCGGGGTGGGGTGGGCTGGGGCTGATCGTGCTGTCTTGCCACCAGTTGGGTGCAACCACCCCCTACCCGGGGACCGCGGCGTTGCTGCCGGTGCTGGGCACCGCGTTGGTGATCGGTGCGGGTTGCGCCAGTAGCGGGATGGGCGTCGGTCGGGTGCTGTCGCTGCCGGGCCTGCGGGCCATCGGGCGGGTGTCGTACTCGTGGTATCTGTGGCACTGGCCGGTGCTGTTGCTGATGCCGCCGCTGCTGGGACCGTCTGCGGGGTTGGCGGGCCGGCTGGCGGCGGTGGTTGTCTCCGCCGGGCTAGCGGTACTCACCTTGCACCTGGTCGAAAACCCCGGCCGATTCGCCGCTCCCGTGCGCCGCTCGGCGGGCCGCAGTCTCGCGCTCGGCGGTGCCGCCACCGCGGTCGCGGTCTGCGCCGGTGTGCTGCTGCTGATAGTGGTACCGGTTCCGGTTGGTCGCGGGGTGGCGGCCGCGGCCCCGAAGATCAGTGTGACGCCCCCGCCGTCGGCTAGCCCGGTCGATCCGCGCGACGCGGCGGTGCAGCAGGGGTTTGCGCAGGCGCAGGCCGCGGTCGCGGCCTCCGCTGACCTCAAAGCGGTGCCGTCGAACCTGACCCCGCCATTGGCCGAGGCGCCGGCCGACAAGCCGGTGGTGTTCGTCAACGGCTGCGTGCGGTCCTGGCGTGAGGTCGGTCAAAGCGAGTGCGCGACAGGCGATCTCGCGTCGCCTACGACCGTGGCGCTGATCGGCGACTCGCATGCGGCGATGTGGAGCCCGGCGCTGCAGCAGCTCGCCGAACAACGGCATTGGCGGTTGGAGACGCTGGGCAAAGTGACTTGCCCGTTAATGGATCTGCCGATCACCAGCCCCTATCTGGGCCGCGAATACACCGAGTGCCAGCAGTGGCGCGCCGACATCATGGCCCGGATGCGGGCCGAGCATCCGCGGCTGATCGTGCTGAGCATGTCGCGGCGCTACGGAGCGGACTTCGGCTTCACGTCCTATGACCCGGCATGGCTCGACGGCTTGGGCCGTACGGTGGCACAGCTGCGCGGCACTGGCGCGAATGTGCTTGTGCTGGGCCCAATTCCAGATCCGCGTTCGACGGTGCCGACGTGCCTGTCAGCTCACCTTGACGACGCCAGCGCCTGCTCGCCGCCGCGGTCGACGGCGGTCAACGACGCCGGGATCGCTGCGGAACGGGCGGCCACCGCGGCCGGTGGTGGCCGTTACGCCGACCTGACCGAGCTGTTTTGCACCCGCGACCGCTGCCCGGTGATCGTCGGCAACGACCTGGTTTACCGCGACGACAACCACGTCACCATCGAGTACGCGCGGACGCTGGTACCGGTGATCGGCGCGCTGGCTGACCGCGCTTTGGCCGGCCGCTGA
- a CDS encoding type II toxin-antitoxin system VapC family toxin, with translation MLVVDASCLFEVVADTPRSKQIAARMAADTDQAAPHVIDVEVLGVIRAQHLRGRLDGTAAAQAVAALRDWPGERFGHRGLLDRAWQLRGSVRGWDAFYVALAEAFDATLLTLDGRLARSRGPACRIEVLGGAT, from the coding sequence ATGCTGGTCGTTGACGCGTCGTGCCTATTCGAGGTCGTCGCTGATACGCCGCGATCCAAGCAAATCGCGGCCCGGATGGCCGCCGACACCGACCAGGCAGCACCACATGTGATCGACGTGGAAGTGCTTGGAGTGATCCGCGCCCAGCACCTGCGGGGGCGGCTGGATGGGACCGCCGCCGCGCAAGCAGTCGCCGCTCTGCGGGACTGGCCCGGGGAGCGTTTTGGGCACCGGGGCCTGCTTGACCGAGCCTGGCAGCTGCGGGGCTCGGTGCGAGGTTGGGACGCGTTCTACGTGGCGCTGGCCGAGGCGTTCGATGCAACGCTGCTAACTCTCGATGGGCGCTTGGCGCGCTCACGCGGCCCCGCTTGCCGGATCGAGGTGCTCGGTGGCGCGACGTGA
- the hemB gene encoding porphobilinogen synthase: MGYPRQRPRRLRSTPAMRRLVAQTSLEPRHLVLPMFVADGIDEPRPVASMPGVVQHSRESLRRAAAEAVAAGVGGLMLFGVPRDEDKDAFGSSGTDPDGILNLALRDLAKDLGDATVLMADTCLDEFTDHGHCGVLDDRGRVDNDATLKRYVELAVAQANSGAHVVGPSGMMDGQVGAIRDGLDAAGHTDVVILAYAAKFASAFYGPFREAVSSSLSGDRRTYQQEPGNVREALREVRLDLDEGADIVMVKPAMGYLDVVAAAAEMSPVPVAAYQVSGEYAMISAAAANGWIDRRAAVLESLTSIRRAGADIVLTYWAAEAAAWLP, encoded by the coding sequence ATGGGCTATCCCCGGCAACGTCCGCGTCGACTCCGCTCCACGCCGGCGATGCGCCGACTGGTGGCGCAAACCTCGCTGGAGCCAAGGCATTTGGTGCTGCCGATGTTCGTCGCCGACGGCATCGACGAGCCCCGCCCGGTCGCGTCGATGCCCGGGGTGGTGCAGCACAGCCGCGAGTCGCTGCGGCGCGCGGCAGCCGAGGCCGTGGCCGCCGGGGTAGGCGGGCTGATGCTGTTCGGGGTGCCCCGCGACGAGGACAAGGACGCATTCGGTTCATCGGGAACCGATCCCGACGGCATCCTCAATCTCGCGCTGCGCGACTTGGCCAAGGATCTCGGTGACGCCACCGTGCTGATGGCTGACACCTGCCTCGATGAGTTCACCGACCATGGCCATTGCGGTGTCCTCGACGATCGCGGCCGCGTCGACAACGACGCCACATTGAAGCGTTATGTGGAATTGGCTGTGGCGCAGGCTAACTCGGGTGCTCATGTGGTCGGGCCGAGCGGCATGATGGACGGCCAGGTCGGCGCGATTCGCGACGGGCTGGACGCCGCCGGTCACACCGACGTGGTGATCCTGGCTTATGCCGCTAAATTCGCGTCGGCGTTCTACGGGCCGTTCCGCGAGGCGGTGAGCTCGAGCCTGTCCGGTGATCGCCGCACCTATCAGCAGGAGCCGGGCAATGTCCGCGAGGCGCTGCGCGAGGTGCGATTGGACCTCGATGAGGGGGCCGACATCGTAATGGTCAAACCCGCGATGGGTTACCTCGACGTGGTGGCAGCCGCGGCCGAGATGTCGCCGGTGCCGGTGGCCGCCTACCAGGTGTCGGGGGAGTACGCGATGATCTCGGCGGCCGCTGCCAACGGGTGGATTGATCGGCGCGCCGCCGTCCTGGAGTCGTTGACCAGCATCCGGCGCGCGGGGGCCGACATCGTGCTGACCTACTGGGCCGCTGAGGCGGCGGCCTGGCTGCCGTGA
- a CDS encoding uroporphyrinogen-III synthase, with protein sequence MRGRKPKPGRIMFVGSGPGDPGLLTTRAASVLANAALVFTDPDVPEPVQALIGTELPPVSGAAPAGAAEVTEIADAARTETATAVVSVGPDIRPALGEPAEVAKTLIAEARSGTDVVRLVAGDPLSVDAVITEVNAVARAHLQFEIVPGLAATAAVPTYAGLPLGSAHTIADVRGEVDWAALAAAPGPLILQATPSHLADAARTLIDYGLAESTPCVVTAAGTTCIQRSVETTLHALTDGVALGANDPAGPLTGPLVVTIGKTVANRAKLNWWESRPLYGWTVLVPRTKDQAGEMSERLVSYGALPIEVPTIAVEPPRSPAQMERAVKGLVDGRFQWVVFTSTNAVRAVWEKFGEFGLDARAFSGVKIACVGEATADRVRAFGVSPELVPSGEQSSLGLLDEFPPYDSVFDPVNRVLLPRADIATETLAEGLRERGWEIEDVTAYRTVRAAPPPAETREMIKTGGFDAVCFTSSSTVRNLVGIAGKPHARTIVACIGPKTAETAAEFGLRVDVQPETAAVGPLVDALAEHAARLRAEGALPPPRKKSRRR encoded by the coding sequence ATGCGAGGGCGCAAGCCGAAGCCGGGCCGCATCATGTTCGTGGGCTCCGGTCCCGGCGATCCGGGTCTTCTGACGACGCGGGCGGCCAGCGTGCTGGCCAACGCCGCCCTGGTGTTCACCGATCCCGATGTGCCCGAGCCCGTGCAGGCGCTGATTGGCACCGAACTGCCGCCGGTGTCGGGGGCGGCACCGGCCGGCGCGGCCGAGGTCACCGAGATCGCCGACGCTGCGCGAACCGAGACCGCGACGGCGGTGGTGTCGGTCGGCCCCGACATCCGGCCCGCGCTGGGCGAACCCGCGGAAGTGGCCAAAACGCTGATCGCCGAGGCCAGGTCGGGCACCGACGTGGTGCGGCTGGTGGCCGGCGATCCGCTGTCGGTGGACGCGGTTATCACCGAGGTCAACGCCGTCGCGCGAGCACATCTGCAATTCGAGATCGTGCCCGGGCTGGCCGCCACCGCTGCGGTACCGACGTATGCGGGCCTGCCGTTGGGCTCGGCGCACACCATTGCCGACGTGCGCGGCGAGGTGGACTGGGCGGCGCTGGCCGCGGCACCGGGACCGCTGATCCTGCAAGCCACCCCGTCACACCTGGCCGATGCGGCGCGCACCCTGATCGACTACGGGCTGGCCGAGTCGACGCCGTGCGTCGTCACCGCGGCCGGCACCACGTGCATCCAGCGCTCGGTGGAGACCACGCTGCACGCGTTGACCGACGGGGTGGCTTTGGGCGCCAACGACCCCGCGGGGCCGCTGACAGGGCCCTTGGTGGTGACCATCGGCAAGACCGTCGCCAACCGGGCGAAGCTGAACTGGTGGGAGAGCCGTCCGCTCTACGGCTGGACGGTGCTGGTGCCGCGGACCAAGGACCAGGCCGGGGAGATGAGCGAGCGGCTGGTGTCCTACGGCGCGCTGCCGATCGAGGTGCCGACCATCGCCGTGGAGCCGCCGCGCAGCCCGGCGCAAATGGAACGTGCGGTCAAGGGTCTTGTCGACGGCCGCTTCCAGTGGGTGGTGTTCACCTCCACCAACGCGGTGCGCGCGGTGTGGGAGAAGTTCGGCGAGTTCGGGCTCGATGCTCGCGCGTTTTCCGGAGTGAAGATCGCCTGCGTCGGCGAAGCCACCGCCGATCGGGTCCGCGCGTTCGGGGTCAGCCCTGAGCTGGTGCCTTCCGGCGAACAGTCCTCGCTGGGCCTGCTCGACGAATTCCCGCCCTACGACAGCGTTTTCGACCCGGTGAACCGGGTGCTGCTGCCGCGCGCCGACATCGCCACCGAAACCCTGGCTGAGGGTCTACGCGAAAGAGGTTGGGAGATCGAAGATGTCACCGCATACCGTACCGTTCGCGCCGCGCCGCCACCGGCGGAAACCCGCGAGATGATCAAGACCGGCGGTTTCGACGCGGTGTGCTTTACGTCCAGCTCGACGGTGCGCAACCTTGTCGGCATTGCGGGCAAGCCGCACGCGCGAACGATCGTCGCCTGCATCGGACCCAAGACGGCCGAGACGGCTGCCGAGTTCGGCCTGCGGGTCGATGTGCAGCCCGAGACCGCCGCAGTGGGCCCGCTGGTTGACGCCCTGGCCGAGCATGCCGCCCGGCTGCGCGCCGAGGGCGCCCTGCCACCGCCGCGCAAGAAGAGCCGCAGGCGCTAG
- the hemC gene encoding hydroxymethylbilane synthase — protein MIRIGTRASRLATTQAGSVRDALVARGHPAELVTITTEGDRSSAPIATIGVGVFTTALREAIAEGRVDAAVHSHKDLPTANDPRFVVAAIPRREDPRDVVVARDGLLLAELPHGSVVGTSSPRRAAQLRALGLGLEIRPLRGNLDTRLSRVSSGDLDAVVVARAGLARLGRLDDVTETLEPVQMLPAPAQGALAVECRADATELAALLAELDDADTRAAVTAERALLAELEAGCSAPVGALAEVVESIDEDGRVFEELSLRGCVATLDGSDVIRASGIGRPDRARELGLSVAAELFALGARELMSGAR, from the coding sequence GTGATTCGGATAGGCACCCGGGCCAGCCGGTTAGCCACCACCCAGGCCGGTAGCGTCCGCGACGCTCTGGTGGCCAGGGGTCACCCCGCGGAGTTGGTGACCATCACCACCGAAGGCGACCGCTCGTCGGCGCCGATCGCGACCATCGGCGTCGGTGTGTTCACCACCGCGCTGAGGGAGGCCATCGCAGAAGGCCGCGTCGACGCCGCGGTGCACTCCCACAAGGATTTGCCCACCGCCAACGATCCCCGGTTCGTCGTGGCCGCGATACCCCGACGTGAAGACCCCCGCGACGTGGTGGTGGCCCGCGACGGGTTACTGCTGGCGGAGTTGCCGCACGGCTCGGTAGTGGGTACCTCATCCCCGCGACGGGCCGCACAGCTTAGAGCATTGGGTCTCGGTTTGGAAATCCGCCCCCTACGAGGCAACCTAGATACCAGGTTGAGCAGGGTGAGCAGCGGTGATCTTGACGCGGTCGTGGTGGCCCGGGCAGGTCTGGCCCGGCTGGGTCGCCTCGACGACGTCACCGAGACGCTGGAGCCGGTGCAGATGTTGCCGGCGCCGGCTCAAGGCGCGCTTGCCGTTGAGTGCCGGGCCGATGCCACCGAGCTGGCAGCGCTGTTGGCGGAGCTCGACGACGCCGACACCCGCGCGGCAGTCACCGCGGAGCGGGCCCTGCTCGCCGAACTGGAGGCAGGTTGCTCCGCACCGGTGGGCGCGCTGGCCGAGGTGGTCGAGTCCATCGACGAGGACGGCCGCGTCTTCGAGGAGCTGTCGCTGCGTGGCTGCGTGGCGACGCTGGACGGATCCGACGTGATCCGCGCGTCCGGCATCGGCAGACCCGATCGGGCACGAGAGCTGGGGCTCTCGGTGGCGGCGGAACTGTTCGCGCTGGGTGCTCGCGAACTCATGTCGGGCGCACGGTGA
- a CDS encoding glutamyl-tRNA reductase, translating to MSVLLFGVSHRSAPVSVLEQLSTDESDQIKIVDKVLQSPLVTEAMMLATCNRVEVYAVVDAFHGGLAVIGQVLSEHSGMSLGDLTKYAYVRYSEAAVEHLFAVASGLDSAVIGEQQVLGQVRRAYAAAEANRTVGRVLHELAQRALAVGKRVHSETAIDAAGASVVSVALGMADARLNGLRGKTAAVIGAGAMGALSAAHLTRAGIGHVHIVNRSLPRAQRLARKLRESGTQAEAMGLGRLPTALADADVVVSCTGAVRPVVSLADVYHALATAHRDETTQPLVICDLGMPRDVDPAVAGLPGVGVIDMERVQREPSARAAAADAEAARHIVAAEVAAYLAGQRMAEVTPTVTALRQRAADVVEAELLRLENRLPGLDAAQRDEVARTVRRVVDKLLHAPTVRIKQLAGAPGGDSYAEALRELFELDQTAVDAVATAGELLDMSTISDADNTGAAPE from the coding sequence GTGAGCGTCCTGCTCTTCGGTGTCTCGCACCGCAGTGCGCCGGTTTCCGTTCTGGAACAACTGTCCACCGACGAGTCCGACCAGATCAAGATCGTCGACAAGGTGTTGCAGTCGCCGCTGGTGACCGAGGCGATGATGCTGGCCACCTGTAACCGGGTCGAGGTCTATGCGGTGGTCGACGCCTTCCACGGCGGCCTCGCGGTCATCGGTCAGGTGCTCTCCGAGCATTCCGGCATGTCGCTCGGCGACCTGACCAAATACGCCTACGTCCGCTACAGCGAAGCCGCCGTCGAGCACTTGTTCGCAGTGGCCAGCGGCCTGGATTCCGCCGTGATCGGCGAGCAGCAGGTGCTCGGCCAGGTGCGACGGGCCTACGCCGCCGCCGAAGCCAACCGTACCGTCGGCCGGGTGCTTCACGAGCTGGCACAGCGCGCGCTGGCGGTCGGCAAGCGGGTGCACTCCGAAACCGCGATCGACGCCGCCGGCGCATCCGTGGTGTCGGTGGCGCTGGGAATGGCCGACGCGCGGCTCAACGGTTTGCGGGGCAAGACCGCGGCGGTGATCGGTGCCGGGGCGATGGGCGCGCTGTCGGCGGCCCACTTGACCCGCGCCGGTATCGGACACGTCCACATCGTCAACCGCTCGCTACCACGGGCACAGCGGCTGGCCCGCAAGCTCCGCGAGTCGGGCACCCAGGCTGAAGCGATGGGTCTTGGCCGATTGCCCACTGCGCTGGCCGACGCCGACGTGGTGGTCAGCTGCACGGGAGCCGTGCGTCCGGTGGTGTCGCTGGCCGACGTCTACCACGCCCTGGCCACCGCCCACCGCGACGAAACCACGCAGCCCCTGGTCATCTGCGATCTGGGCATGCCGCGCGACGTCGACCCCGCGGTGGCCGGGCTACCCGGCGTCGGGGTCATCGACATGGAGCGCGTGCAGCGTGAGCCGTCGGCGCGGGCAGCGGCCGCCGACGCCGAGGCCGCCCGGCACATCGTCGCCGCCGAAGTCGCCGCGTACCTGGCCGGGCAGCGGATGGCCGAGGTGACCCCGACGGTGACGGCGTTGCGTCAACGCGCCGCCGACGTGGTCGAAGCCGAGTTGCTGCGGCTGGAAAACCGGCTGCCCGGGCTCGATGCCGCCCAGCGCGACGAGGTGGCGCGCACCGTGCGCCGCGTGGTGGACAAGCTGCTGCACGCACCCACCGTGCGGATCAAGCAACTGGCCGGCGCGCCCGGCGGCGACAGCTACGCCGAGGCGTTGCGCGAGCTGTTCGAACTCGACCAGACCGCCGTCGACGCCGTCGCCACGGCTGGCGAATTGCTCGACATGTCAACGATTTCCGACGCCGACAATACCGGCGCGGCCCCCGAGTAG
- a CDS encoding glutaredoxin family protein produces the protein MRRHRVELLTRAGCLICARMHERLAELSDELGFELAATDVDAAAAAGNPGLRAEFGDRLPVILLDGREHSYWEIDEDRLRADLA, from the coding sequence ATGCGCCGTCACCGAGTAGAACTGCTGACCCGGGCCGGCTGCCTGATCTGCGCGCGCATGCACGAGCGGCTGGCCGAGTTGTCCGACGAACTCGGTTTCGAGCTGGCGGCCACCGACGTCGACGCCGCGGCGGCGGCCGGCAACCCCGGGCTGCGTGCCGAGTTCGGTGACCGGCTGCCGGTGATCCTGCTCGACGGCCGCGAGCACAGCTACTGGGAGATCGACGAGGATCGCCTGCGTGCGGATTTGGCTTGA
- a CDS encoding FAS1-like dehydratase domain-containing protein — protein sequence MTVPVEAQSLIGKHYRHGDHFDVGREKIREFARAVKDDHPAHFSEEEAAKLGYPELVAPLTFLAIAGRRVQLELFTKFDIPINIARVFHRDQKLKYHRPILAHDRLYFDAYLDSVIQSHGTVITEIRSEVTDAAGEPVVTSVVTMIGEAAGQEADAATTAAAIASIRSGA from the coding sequence ATGACAGTTCCCGTAGAGGCCCAGTCACTCATCGGTAAGCACTACCGGCACGGCGACCACTTCGACGTCGGGCGGGAAAAGATCCGCGAGTTTGCGCGCGCCGTCAAAGACGACCACCCCGCGCACTTCAGCGAAGAAGAAGCGGCCAAGCTGGGCTATCCCGAGCTGGTGGCCCCGTTGACATTTCTCGCGATTGCCGGGCGCCGCGTGCAGCTGGAGTTGTTCACCAAGTTCGACATCCCGATCAACATCGCGCGGGTGTTCCACCGCGACCAGAAGCTGAAGTACCACCGGCCGATCCTGGCGCACGACCGGTTGTACTTCGACGCCTACCTCGACTCGGTCATCCAATCCCACGGCACGGTGATCACCGAGATCCGCAGCGAGGTCACCGACGCCGCCGGCGAGCCCGTTGTGACCAGCGTCGTCACCATGATCGGGGAGGCGGCTGGCCAGGAGGCCGACGCGGCGACGACCGCGGCCGCGATTGCGTCGATCCGCAGCGGCGCCTAG